In Porphyrobacter sp. LM 6, one DNA window encodes the following:
- a CDS encoding TIGR02186 family protein, producing MNIAARLCLLLVAWTALTAQREPVLVPAVSQSLIEVRQGFTGAKLLLYGAVVDPEGGGRAGDYDIVVVLKGPTEPVRIREKDRIAGIWMNAADTDFRSAPSFFAVASSRPIEEIVDERTAAIFELGTEFIQLSPSGQIEPEEQARFARGLVELRQRQGLYQENPGGVRISEKVLYQARINLPSNVTTGRYTAETFAISRGRVLASATARIEVVKAGLEGQVVSAAQRWSFLYGLGAIALSLGMGWVAGRLFARP from the coding sequence GTGAACATCGCCGCGCGCCTGTGCCTGCTGCTGGTTGCGTGGACGGCGCTGACCGCCCAGCGCGAACCGGTGCTGGTGCCCGCGGTCAGCCAGTCGCTGATCGAGGTGCGGCAGGGCTTCACCGGCGCGAAGCTGCTGCTCTACGGCGCGGTCGTCGATCCCGAAGGCGGCGGGCGTGCGGGCGATTACGACATCGTGGTGGTGCTCAAAGGCCCGACCGAGCCGGTGCGGATCCGCGAGAAGGACCGCATCGCGGGCATCTGGATGAACGCCGCGGACACCGATTTCCGCTCCGCGCCCTCGTTCTTTGCCGTCGCCTCCTCGCGCCCGATCGAAGAGATTGTCGATGAACGCACCGCCGCGATCTTCGAACTCGGCACCGAATTCATCCAGCTCAGCCCTTCGGGCCAGATCGAGCCCGAAGAACAGGCCCGCTTCGCGCGCGGCCTTGTCGAACTGCGCCAGCGGCAGGGGCTGTATCAGGAGAACCCCGGCGGGGTGCGGATCAGCGAGAAGGTGCTGTATCAGGCCCGCATCAACCTGCCGTCCAACGTCACCACCGGACGCTATACCGCGGAAACCTTTGCGATTTCGCGCGGCCGGGTGCTGGCAAGCGCAACCGCGCGGATCGAAGTGGTCAAGGCCGGGCTGGAAGGCCAGGTGGTGAGCGCCGCGCAGCGCTGGTCGTTCCTTTACGGGCTTGGCGCAATCGCGCTGTCGCTTGGCATGGGCTGGGTGGCGGGACGACTGTTCGCCCGCCCCTGA
- a CDS encoding sulfite exporter TauE/SafE family protein yields the protein MDVYLPIANLSVNGLYIVLLGGLTGILSGLFGVGGGFLTTPLLIFYGIPPTVAAASAATQVTGASVSGVIAHSRRKGVDYRMGAVMVGGGIIGALIGAVLFRALQSIGQIDVVISILYVLMLGSIGTLMMREAISAVRPGLLGRAAAPVRKRRHHPIVASLPYRWRFYASGLYISPLAPMLLGLGVGVLTMLMGVGGGFLLVPAMLYILGMSGNVVVGTSLFQILFVTMVTTMTHALTTRAVDLVLAGLLLLGSVLGAQFGTQIALKARPEYLRLALAALVLVIALRMLYGLGVQPDEIYTVTPL from the coding sequence ATGGACGTCTACCTGCCCATCGCGAATCTTTCGGTCAACGGCCTCTACATCGTGCTGCTTGGCGGGCTGACGGGGATCCTGTCGGGTCTGTTCGGGGTCGGCGGCGGGTTTCTGACAACGCCTCTGCTCATCTTCTACGGCATTCCGCCCACAGTCGCCGCCGCATCGGCCGCGACGCAGGTCACGGGTGCGAGCGTATCGGGCGTGATCGCCCATTCGCGGCGCAAGGGTGTCGATTACCGCATGGGCGCGGTGATGGTCGGCGGCGGGATCATCGGCGCGCTGATCGGGGCGGTGCTGTTCCGCGCGCTGCAATCGATCGGCCAGATCGATGTGGTGATCAGCATCCTCTACGTGCTGATGCTCGGCTCGATCGGAACGCTGATGATGCGCGAAGCGATCAGCGCGGTGCGCCCCGGCCTGCTCGGGCGGGCCGCCGCGCCGGTGCGCAAGCGCCGCCACCATCCGATCGTGGCGAGCCTGCCCTATCGCTGGCGGTTCTATGCCTCGGGGCTCTACATCTCGCCGCTCGCGCCGATGCTGCTGGGGCTGGGCGTGGGCGTACTGACGATGCTGATGGGGGTCGGCGGCGGGTTCCTGCTGGTGCCGGCGATGCTCTACATCCTTGGCATGAGCGGCAATGTCGTGGTCGGCACCTCGCTGTTCCAGATCCTGTTCGTGACGATGGTGACGACGATGACCCACGCGCTCACCACCCGCGCGGTCGATCTGGTGCTGGCGGGCCTGCTGCTGCTGGGATCGGTGCTGGGCGCGCAGTTCGGCACGCAGATCGCCCTGAAGGCGCGGCCGGAATACCTGCGGCTCGCACTCGCCGCGCTGGTGCTCGTGATCGCCTTGCGGATGCTCTACGGCCTCGGCGTGCAGCCCGACGAAATCTACACGGTCACCCCTCTATGA
- a CDS encoding glycosyl transferase family protein, translating into MSFGELGLWQWLSLFQHELLLFAGVFFLLGALDDLAVDAVWLWLKATGRIVTRRASRAVLRSRKLHGPVAVLIPAWQEAAVIGQTIRHLLDSWPHPELRLYVGCYRNDPATLAAGMATARGDARLRLVIHDRDGPSTKADCLNRLYAALAIDEARSGTAFTSVVFHDAEDLVDPGALGLLDETVAAGADFVQLPVEPLVVRHRGWFARHIGSHYCEEFAESHAKALVVRDALRAALPGAGVGCAASRRALARLAEKRGDGRPFAEDSLTEDYELGLAIAATGGRCRFVRMRGEDGRLIATRALFPDRFDAVVRQKSRWVLGIALLGWDRVGWSGGAIERWMRARDRRGPLTALVLLAGYLLLVLTGLLGIGILLGLADPLPLTPVLKLLLAANTLAFVWRVGSRLVFTMREYGVVEGLWAVLRIPLANVIAIIAGRRAVFTYVGTLLGGTAPWDKTEHDVHPTQLTLAGAAPR; encoded by the coding sequence TTGTCCTTCGGGGAACTTGGTCTGTGGCAGTGGCTTTCACTGTTCCAGCATGAATTATTGCTGTTCGCGGGGGTATTTTTCCTCCTCGGTGCACTCGACGATTTGGCGGTCGATGCGGTCTGGCTGTGGCTGAAAGCGACGGGCCGGATCGTCACTCGCCGCGCCTCGCGGGCGGTTCTGCGCAGCCGCAAGCTCCACGGCCCCGTCGCGGTGCTGATCCCCGCCTGGCAGGAAGCCGCGGTGATCGGTCAGACCATCCGCCATCTGCTGGACAGCTGGCCCCATCCCGAACTGCGCCTCTATGTCGGCTGCTATCGCAATGACCCCGCGACGCTGGCAGCGGGCATGGCGACGGCGCGCGGCGATGCGCGGCTGCGGCTGGTGATCCACGACCGCGACGGGCCGAGCACCAAGGCCGATTGCCTCAACCGCCTCTACGCCGCGCTGGCGATCGACGAGGCGCGTTCTGGCACCGCCTTTACCAGCGTCGTCTTCCACGATGCCGAGGATCTGGTCGATCCCGGCGCTCTCGGCCTGCTTGACGAGACGGTCGCTGCCGGCGCGGATTTCGTGCAACTGCCGGTCGAGCCGCTGGTGGTGCGCCACCGCGGGTGGTTCGCGCGGCATATCGGCAGCCATTATTGCGAGGAATTCGCCGAATCCCATGCCAAGGCGCTGGTGGTGCGCGATGCGCTGCGCGCGGCCCTGCCGGGCGCAGGGGTGGGCTGTGCGGCATCGCGCCGGGCGCTGGCGCGGCTGGCCGAGAAGCGCGGCGATGGCCGCCCCTTCGCCGAGGATTCACTGACCGAGGATTACGAGCTTGGCCTTGCCATTGCGGCCACCGGCGGGCGCTGCCGCTTCGTGCGGATGCGCGGCGAGGACGGGCGGCTGATCGCCACCCGCGCGCTGTTTCCCGACCGCTTCGACGCCGTGGTGCGCCAGAAAAGCCGCTGGGTGCTGGGCATTGCCCTGCTCGGCTGGGACCGTGTCGGCTGGTCGGGCGGGGCGATCGAACGCTGGATGCGGGCGCGCGACCGGCGCGGGCCGCTGACCGCGTTGGTGCTGCTGGCGGGCTATCTGCTGCTGGTGCTGACCGGACTGCTCGGCATCGGCATCCTGCTGGGCCTCGCCGATCCGCTGCCGCTGACCCCGGTGCTCAAGCTGTTGCTGGCGGCCAATACCCTGGCCTTTGTCTGGCGGGTCGGCTCCCGCTTAGTCTTCACCATGCGGGAATATGGCGTGGTCGAGGGGCTTTGGGCGGTGCTGCGGATTCCGCTCGCCAATGTCATCGCGATCATCGCCGGGCGCCGCGCGGTGTTCACCTATGTCGGCACGCTGCTGGGCGGCACTGCGCCGTGGGACAAGACCGAGCATGATGTCCACCCGACGCAGCTGACGCTGGCCGGAGCGGCACCGCGATGA
- a CDS encoding VOC family protein produces the protein MVKYLHSMIRVTDPDATVAFFKLIGLEEVRRFEVEAGRFTLIFLAAPGQAGVAEVELTYNWPPADGSPAEDYTGGRNFGHLAYRVENIYETCQRLADAGHIIHRPPRDGHMAFVKSPDGISVELLQEGHLEPAEPWVSMPNVGSW, from the coding sequence GTGGTCAAATACCTCCACTCGATGATCCGCGTGACCGATCCCGATGCGACGGTCGCCTTTTTCAAGCTCATCGGGCTTGAGGAAGTGCGCCGTTTCGAGGTCGAGGCCGGGCGCTTCACGCTGATCTTCCTCGCCGCGCCGGGGCAGGCCGGGGTGGCCGAGGTCGAGCTGACCTATAACTGGCCGCCCGCCGATGGCAGCCCGGCCGAGGACTACACCGGCGGGCGCAATTTCGGGCATCTCGCCTACCGGGTGGAGAATATCTACGAGACCTGCCAGCGCCTCGCGGATGCCGGACACATCATCCACCGCCCCCCGCGCGACGGGCACATGGCCTTCGTCAAATCGCCGGACGGGATTTCGGTCGAGCTGCTTCAGGAAGGCCATCTCGAGCCTGCCGAACCCTGGGTCAGCATGCCCAATGTCGGCTCCTGGTGA
- a CDS encoding SIMPL domain-containing protein, which yields MSGDDVQPDNAAISALKEPNTLRWFGTAAIVAIGMVAGGYLLGDGLLRAKNAERAVTVRGLAERNVTADLATWTISYSASSTDLGEAQAKVRRDTAAIEAFFKELGFPASALQPTGANVSSFTNEGLTTYTVRQRLALRTEDIARAQKAVARQFDLVGRGVFLEEGSGMAYTFTKLNDIKPAMVAEATRDARASAEQFAKDSHSGVGKIKDATQGYFEIEARDGEAGGWGMADSPYKKVRVVTTVSFTLD from the coding sequence ATGAGCGGCGATGATGTGCAACCGGACAATGCGGCTATCAGTGCCTTGAAGGAGCCGAACACCCTGCGCTGGTTTGGCACCGCCGCGATTGTCGCAATCGGCATGGTCGCGGGCGGATACCTGCTCGGCGACGGGCTGCTGCGCGCCAAGAACGCCGAACGCGCTGTGACCGTGCGCGGGCTGGCCGAGCGTAACGTCACCGCCGATCTGGCCACCTGGACGATTTCCTATTCGGCCTCCTCGACCGATCTCGGCGAGGCGCAGGCCAAGGTCCGGCGCGATACGGCCGCGATCGAGGCCTTTTTCAAGGAACTGGGTTTTCCCGCCAGCGCGCTCCAGCCGACCGGCGCCAATGTCTCGAGTTTCACCAACGAAGGGCTGACCACCTACACCGTGCGCCAGCGCCTCGCCCTGCGGACCGAAGACATCGCCCGCGCGCAGAAGGCGGTCGCACGCCAGTTCGATCTGGTCGGGCGCGGCGTGTTTCTCGAGGAAGGTTCGGGCATGGCCTACACCTTCACCAAACTGAACGACATCAAGCCCGCGATGGTCGCCGAAGCCACCCGCGATGCGCGCGCCTCGGCCGAACAGTTCGCCAAGGATTCGCATTCAGGCGTCGGCAAGATCAAGGATGCGACACAGGGCTACTTTGAAATCGAGGCACGCGACGGCGAGGCCGGTGGCTGGGGGATGGCAGACAGTCCGTACAAGAAGGTCCGTGTGGTGACGACGGTGAGCTTCACCCTCGATTGA
- a CDS encoding metallophosphoesterase family protein — translation MLEQLRDYFWPRPSPTLPPAPTPVVPRGTRYYVIGDIHGRLDLYDALIAKIEEEIAASRGVEIRIVLLGDLVDRGPDSAGVLVRTREWQAHRNVRVLAGNHEEMFLAAFEKPEALRHFIKHGGRETIMSYGLSAKRIATVPIDELFERLPKVVPTWVRDYIAGFENMIIAGDYVFVHAGIDPELPLDQQKRSDLRWIRDRFLKHEGSLEKVVVHGHTIFEQVTDCGNRIGIDTGAFRSGVLTALVLEGDQRRILQACATGDGQIEVVEGERQR, via the coding sequence ATGCTTGAGCAATTACGCGACTATTTCTGGCCCCGGCCCTCGCCGACCCTGCCCCCGGCGCCGACACCGGTGGTGCCGCGGGGCACGCGCTATTACGTGATTGGCGACATCCACGGGCGGCTGGATCTGTATGACGCGCTGATCGCCAAAATCGAGGAAGAGATCGCGGCGAGCCGCGGAGTTGAAATCCGTATCGTGCTGCTCGGCGATCTGGTCGATCGCGGGCCGGACAGCGCCGGCGTACTTGTGCGCACCCGCGAATGGCAGGCCCACCGCAATGTCCGCGTGCTCGCCGGCAACCACGAGGAGATGTTCCTCGCCGCCTTCGAAAAGCCCGAGGCGCTGCGCCATTTCATCAAGCACGGCGGGCGCGAGACGATCATGAGCTACGGCCTATCGGCCAAGCGCATCGCCACAGTGCCGATCGACGAACTGTTCGAACGCCTGCCCAAGGTCGTCCCGACATGGGTGCGCGATTACATCGCCGGGTTCGAAAACATGATCATCGCGGGCGATTACGTCTTCGTCCATGCCGGGATCGACCCGGAGCTGCCGCTCGACCAACAGAAGCGCAGCGATCTGCGCTGGATCCGCGACCGCTTTCTCAAGCACGAAGGCTCGCTCGAAAAGGTTGTGGTGCACGGCCATACCATTTTTGAACAGGTCACGGATTGTGGCAACCGGATCGGCATTGATACTGGCGCCTTCCGTTCGGGTGTGCTTACAGCCCTGGTGCTGGAAGGCGACCAGCGACGCATTCTCCAGGCCTGCGCCACCGGCGATGGCCAGATCGAAGTGGTTGAAGGTGAGCGGCAACGCTGA
- a CDS encoding UDP-glucose dehydrogenase family protein, producing MKIAMVGSGYVGLVSGACFADFGHDVVCIDKDQGKIDRLHAGIMPIYEPGLDALVENNVKAGRLSFTTSLAEGIRQADAIFIAVGTPSRRGDGHADLTFVYAVAQEVGENLANDAVIVTKSTVPVGTGDEVERIIRETGTKQRFSVVSNPEFLREGAAIGDFKRPDRIVIGAEDEFGREVMREVYRPLFLNESPILFTSRRTSELIKYAANAFLATKITFINEMADLCEKVGANVQDVSRGIGMDNRIGSKFLHAGPGYGGSCFPKDTLALLKTAEDYDSPTRIVEAVVKVNDSRKRAMGRKVVDALGGIEAARGKKAALLGLTFKPNTDDMRDSPSIAVAQTLMDAGVAVAAYDPEGMEQAAPLLPGVTMCESPYAAIEDADVVVIVTEWDAFRALDLKRVKELAKAPVMVDLRNIYNPDDMRAAGFAYTSVGRS from the coding sequence ATGAAGATTGCAATGGTGGGTTCGGGCTATGTCGGCCTTGTGTCCGGGGCATGCTTTGCCGATTTCGGTCACGATGTCGTGTGCATCGACAAGGATCAGGGCAAGATCGATCGCCTGCACGCCGGGATTATGCCGATCTACGAGCCTGGCCTCGATGCGCTGGTCGAAAACAATGTGAAGGCCGGCCGCCTCAGCTTCACCACCTCGCTCGCCGAGGGGATCAGGCAAGCGGACGCGATCTTCATCGCGGTCGGCACCCCCAGCCGCCGGGGCGATGGCCATGCCGATCTCACCTTCGTCTATGCCGTGGCGCAGGAAGTGGGCGAGAACCTCGCCAATGACGCGGTGATCGTCACCAAGTCGACCGTGCCCGTCGGCACCGGCGACGAGGTTGAACGGATCATCCGCGAAACCGGCACGAAACAGCGTTTCTCGGTCGTCTCGAATCCCGAATTCCTGCGCGAAGGCGCGGCCATCGGCGATTTCAAGCGCCCCGACCGTATCGTCATCGGCGCCGAGGACGAGTTCGGCCGCGAGGTGATGCGCGAAGTCTATCGCCCGCTGTTCCTCAATGAATCGCCGATCCTGTTCACCTCGCGCCGCACCAGCGAGCTGATCAAGTACGCCGCCAACGCCTTCCTTGCGACCAAGATCACCTTCATCAACGAGATGGCCGATCTGTGCGAGAAGGTCGGCGCGAATGTGCAGGACGTGTCGCGCGGGATCGGGATGGACAACCGCATCGGTTCCAAGTTCCTCCACGCCGGCCCCGGCTATGGCGGCAGCTGCTTCCCCAAGGATACGCTCGCGCTGCTCAAGACCGCCGAGGATTACGACAGCCCGACCCGGATCGTCGAGGCGGTGGTCAAGGTCAACGACAGCCGCAAGCGCGCGATGGGCCGCAAGGTCGTGGACGCGCTCGGCGGGATCGAGGCGGCGCGCGGCAAGAAGGCCGCGCTGCTCGGCCTGACCTTCAAGCCCAACACCGACGATATGCGCGACAGCCCCTCGATCGCGGTGGCGCAGACGCTGATGGACGCGGGCGTGGCCGTGGCCGCCTATGATCCCGAAGGCATGGAGCAGGCCGCGCCGCTGCTGCCGGGTGTCACCATGTGCGAAAGCCCCTATGCCGCCATCGAAGATGCCGACGTGGTGGTGATCGTGACCGAATGGGACGCCTTCCGCGCGCTCGACCTGAAGCGCGTCAAGGAGCTGGCCAAAGCGCCGGTGATGGTCGACCTCAGGAACATCTACAACCCCGACGACATGCGCGCAGCGGGCTTTGCCTATACGAGTGTGGGAAGAAGCTAG
- a CDS encoding pentapeptide repeat-containing protein, producing MFTLAAALALAAREATLPEDPPATDLCALPGEDAAAVRGGWAMIDAREMYSLTDLADALKAAPAGKRRVVRGGSFSGADMRALAPLLANACLVETELDGTHWEGTTIPGLRLVNIDFTGAKAARARWPGLSTHGVNLQGSDFTGADLSGLRFVAARQGADFDGVSLRAANLAGASFACGITIDVWCVNGPPDFVGADLTGADLSSLGLWDPKAIAGAVLDDAIVSPTSLFYLEEARITRGLRLADSFTSPYPSEPDQAPQEPVVVAITAAEARALIDATRAEQRANDDRPSFDCAKAAAPVEKLLCGEYESGLRALDRDLADAWAAARAAGKGDLAAQRRWLAARAKCGDDGGCIADLYQARIAVLRGALGPGIALRPGASVTYDDDPLPLPEAMRTGELYTRILPALRAAGRQSITLTGNPDGSLAVEGFAVGANAHSCGLGAEATRFDPATGWWSATGEGGRKVPLFRIEGRRIVLRYSGNMGDTSEEASEFISCGARASFDGGIDLSPR from the coding sequence ATGTTCACGCTCGCCGCCGCGCTCGCACTTGCTGCGCGAGAGGCCACGCTCCCCGAAGACCCGCCTGCCACCGATCTCTGCGCGCTGCCCGGCGAGGATGCCGCCGCCGTGCGCGGGGGCTGGGCGATGATCGACGCGCGCGAAATGTATTCGCTCACCGACCTTGCCGATGCCCTCAAAGCTGCCCCTGCGGGGAAGCGCCGCGTGGTGCGTGGCGGCAGTTTCAGCGGGGCCGATATGCGCGCTCTCGCACCGCTGCTCGCCAATGCCTGCCTTGTCGAAACCGAGCTGGACGGCACCCATTGGGAAGGCACCACGATCCCCGGCCTGCGGCTGGTGAACATCGACTTCACCGGAGCCAAGGCCGCTCGTGCGCGCTGGCCGGGGCTGTCCACCCACGGCGTCAATTTGCAGGGCAGCGATTTCACCGGCGCCGACCTTTCGGGGCTGCGCTTTGTCGCGGCCCGGCAGGGCGCGGATTTCGATGGCGTGTCCTTGCGCGCCGCGAACCTCGCGGGCGCAAGCTTCGCCTGCGGCATCACCATCGATGTGTGGTGCGTCAATGGCCCGCCCGATTTTGTCGGGGCCGACCTGACCGGAGCCGATCTAAGCAGTCTGGGGCTATGGGACCCGAAGGCCATCGCGGGCGCGGTGCTGGACGATGCGATCGTCTCTCCAACCTCGCTCTTCTATCTTGAAGAAGCGCGGATCACCCGCGGGTTGCGCTTGGCGGACAGCTTCACCTCGCCCTATCCGAGCGAACCGGACCAAGCGCCGCAAGAGCCGGTCGTCGTCGCCATCACCGCCGCCGAAGCGCGCGCGCTGATCGACGCGACCCGCGCCGAGCAACGGGCGAACGATGATCGCCCCTCGTTCGATTGCGCCAAGGCGGCCGCGCCGGTGGAGAAGCTGCTTTGCGGCGAGTACGAATCCGGCCTGCGCGCGCTCGACCGCGACCTTGCCGATGCATGGGCGGCGGCGCGGGCGGCAGGGAAGGGCGATCTGGCCGCGCAGCGCCGATGGCTCGCCGCGCGGGCGAAGTGCGGGGATGACGGGGGGTGCATCGCCGACCTTTATCAGGCGCGGATCGCGGTGCTGCGCGGCGCGCTCGGCCCCGGCATCGCGCTGCGTCCCGGCGCCAGCGTGACCTATGACGATGATCCCCTGCCCCTGCCCGAGGCGATGCGGACGGGCGAACTCTACACGCGCATCCTGCCGGCGCTGCGGGCGGCGGGCAGGCAGAGCATCACGCTGACGGGCAATCCCGATGGCAGCCTTGCGGTTGAAGGCTTCGCGGTCGGGGCGAACGCCCATTCCTGCGGTCTGGGCGCAGAGGCGACCCGCTTCGATCCCGCGACCGGCTGGTGGAGCGCGACCGGCGAGGGTGGCCGCAAGGTGCCGCTGTTCCGCATCGAGGGACGGCGGATCGTGCTGCGCTACAGCGGCAACATGGGCGATACGTCCGAGGAGGCGAGCGAGTTCATCAGTTGCGGCGCGCGGGCGAGCTTCGATGGGGGGATCGATCTCAGCCCGCGTTGA
- a CDS encoding N-acetylmuramoyl-L-alanine amidase produces the protein MSGGIEGDELIHREVPSPNHGERTLPVSMVVLHYTEMKPVEAALERMCDPESSVSAHYCITEEGEVIRLVPEDRRAWHAGASYWRGIPDVNSASIGIELDHPGHGLGYRGFADAQIDALIPLLARIVKTYDIPRANVVGHSDVAPMRKVDPGELFPWDRLAEYRLCLPRPTCLAAGNPFHNEGSFFLALERFGYDITDQAKAVEAFERRWRPEHITGIPDGEIAAILWQLLLDRDQGRTR, from the coding sequence ATGTCGGGGGGCATAGAGGGCGACGAACTGATCCACCGCGAGGTTCCCTCGCCCAACCATGGCGAGCGGACGCTTCCCGTCAGCATGGTGGTGTTGCACTACACCGAGATGAAGCCGGTCGAAGCCGCGCTGGAACGGATGTGCGATCCGGAATCCTCGGTCAGCGCGCATTACTGCATCACCGAGGAAGGCGAGGTCATCCGGCTGGTGCCCGAGGATCGCCGCGCGTGGCACGCAGGCGCGAGCTACTGGCGCGGCATTCCCGATGTGAACTCCGCGAGCATCGGGATCGAGCTCGATCACCCCGGCCACGGTCTTGGCTATCGTGGGTTTGCCGATGCCCAGATCGATGCGCTGATCCCGCTGCTGGCGCGGATCGTGAAGACCTATGACATTCCGCGCGCCAATGTCGTCGGCCATTCCGATGTTGCGCCGATGCGCAAGGTGGACCCGGGCGAGCTGTTTCCGTGGGACCGCCTCGCCGAGTACCGCCTGTGCCTGCCGCGTCCGACCTGCCTTGCGGCCGGCAACCCGTTCCACAACGAAGGCTCGTTCTTCCTCGCGCTGGAACGCTTCGGTTACGACATTACCGATCAGGCGAAGGCGGTCGAGGCGTTCGAGCGGCGCTGGCGGCCCGAACACATCACCGGCATCCCCGATGGCGAGATCGCCGCGATCCTGTGGCAATTGCTGCTCGACCGCGATCAGGGACGGACGCGGTAA
- a CDS encoding histidine phosphotransferase family protein yields MISQTDLAAMLCSRLCHDLLSPVGALANGLELLADEKDPEMRARVVELLEQSARTSTDKLKFFRLAFGAAGGFGEAIPVEEAKAVIDALAANAKRVEVHWAIAEPSLPKPAVKVLLNLAQIAIDALVRGGTLDIGAERREGAVEIVARARGDRIAFDETIGRALQGDLDEGEITSRTAAAHMIAVLAEEMEGGLQYKLGDGALVLGAVLPEPEGMIG; encoded by the coding sequence ATGATTTCCCAGACCGATCTTGCCGCGATGCTGTGTTCGCGCCTGTGCCATGATTTGCTCTCGCCGGTGGGGGCGCTCGCCAACGGGCTCGAACTGCTCGCCGACGAGAAAGACCCCGAAATGCGCGCGCGGGTGGTGGAGCTGCTCGAACAATCGGCGCGCACCAGCACCGACAAGCTGAAGTTCTTCCGCCTCGCATTCGGCGCGGCTGGCGGCTTCGGCGAGGCGATCCCGGTCGAGGAAGCCAAGGCGGTGATCGATGCGCTCGCCGCCAATGCCAAGCGGGTCGAAGTGCACTGGGCGATTGCCGAACCGAGCCTGCCCAAGCCTGCGGTCAAGGTGCTGCTCAACCTTGCGCAGATCGCGATCGATGCGCTGGTGCGCGGCGGCACGCTCGATATCGGGGCCGAACGGCGTGAGGGCGCGGTCGAGATCGTGGCGCGTGCGCGGGGCGACCGGATCGCCTTTGACGAGACCATCGGCCGCGCGCTCCAGGGCGATCTCGATGAAGGCGAGATCACCAGCCGCACGGCGGCCGCGCACATGATCGCGGTGCTCGCCGAGGAGATGGAAGGCGGCCTCCAGTACAAGCTCGGCGATGGCGCGCTGGTCTTGGGCGCGGTGCTGCCCGAGCCTGAGGGCATGATCGGGTAA
- a CDS encoding M67 family metallopeptidase, whose protein sequence is MISGSDMVWPCAMDIEVTSEALGQMRAAAAAAHPREACGMLMGEGGCISEARPAANVHPTPQTHFEIDPQALIDAHRAARHAGAPQVIGYFHSHPVGTAAPSATDRASASGDGRVWAILAGDDVTFWRDGEAGFSALSFAVIDG, encoded by the coding sequence ATGATTTCGGGTTCGGACATGGTATGGCCATGCGCGATGGATATCGAAGTGACAAGTGAGGCCCTTGGCCAGATGCGCGCTGCTGCTGCTGCTGCGCACCCGCGCGAGGCGTGCGGGATGCTGATGGGGGAGGGCGGGTGCATTTCCGAAGCGCGCCCCGCCGCCAATGTCCATCCGACCCCGCAGACCCATTTCGAGATCGATCCGCAGGCGCTGATCGATGCCCACCGCGCCGCGCGCCACGCGGGCGCTCCGCAGGTGATCGGCTACTTCCACTCGCACCCTGTGGGCACCGCTGCGCCCTCTGCCACCGACCGCGCCTCGGCTTCGGGTGACGGGCGGGTGTGGGCGATCCTTGCAGGCGACGACGTGACGTTCTGGCGGGACGGGGAAGCGGGCTTCAGCGCACTTTCCTTTGCGGTGATCGATGGCTAG